A single Thermaerobacter sp. FW80 DNA region contains:
- the greA gene encoding transcription elongation factor GreA, protein MTDKELLLSAEGLRKLEEELQYLKSVKRREVAQRIKQAREFGDISENSEYEEAKNEQAFVEGRIIELEKMLRNARIVNDDEIDPTKVNIGSTVYLKDVDTGEEVQYTIVGSNEADPAALRISYQSPVGKALFGRSVGEVVEVKVPAGTLRYEIVRIERAG, encoded by the coding sequence ATGACGGACAAGGAGCTGCTGCTTTCGGCGGAAGGCCTGCGCAAGCTGGAGGAGGAGCTCCAGTACCTCAAGTCGGTCAAGCGCCGCGAGGTGGCGCAGCGCATCAAGCAGGCCCGCGAGTTCGGGGATATTTCCGAGAATTCGGAGTACGAAGAGGCCAAGAACGAGCAGGCCTTCGTGGAAGGACGCATCATCGAGCTGGAGAAGATGCTGCGGAACGCGCGCATCGTCAACGATGACGAGATCGACCCGACCAAGGTGAACATCGGGTCCACGGTCTACCTCAAGGACGTGGACACCGGCGAGGAGGTCCAGTACACCATCGTCGGGTCCAACGAGGCCGATCCCGCCGCCCTGCGCATCTCCTACCAGTCGCCGGTGGGCAAGGCGCTCTTCGGCCGATCCGTGGGCGAGGTCGTCGAGGTCAAGGTGCCGGCGGGAACCCTGCGCTACGAGATCGTGCGCATCGAGCGGGCGGGCTGA
- the lysS gene encoding lysine--tRNA ligase, translating to MGENGGTGRGGMEELAHPRPGRDPGQRATEGDGAPVAPASVDAHAAGTGREAVAPEAEGARLQEVLKARRAKLEFWRRRGVDPFGRRYDVTHHARDVLEGFPQLEGQAVRVAGRLMALRRHGRAAFADLQDVTGRIQLLARVGPLPEEDYRAFLELDRGDWVGAEGTVIRTRRGEISVEVTDFVLLGKSLYPLPEKWHGLQNVDLRYRQRYVDLIVNPRVLETFKIRAQVIREIRNFLDRRGFYEVETPVLHLIYGGAAARPFVTHHNALDLDLYLRIALELHLKRLIVGGMERVYEIGRVFRNEGISTRHNPEFTMLELYQAFSDYEGMMELTEQLVSHVARAVHGTTVVRYQGQEIDFAPPWRRLSFAEALETMAGVRLDDVLTDEGAQRVARERALELTKAPTPAAVLDELVDVYVQPRLIQPTFLYDYPVVLSPLARRIPDRPHLAYRFEALVAGMEIANAFSELNDPDDQRRRFEEQLAARARGDDEAHQMDEDYIHALEIGLPATGGLGIGIDRLVMLLTDSPSIRDVILFPLMRPRD from the coding sequence GTGGGCGAGAACGGCGGGACGGGCCGGGGTGGCATGGAGGAGCTGGCGCACCCGCGTCCGGGCCGCGATCCGGGGCAGCGTGCCACGGAGGGGGACGGCGCGCCCGTCGCGCCGGCGTCCGTCGACGCGCACGCGGCCGGGACGGGCCGGGAGGCCGTCGCTCCAGAGGCCGAGGGGGCCCGGCTCCAGGAGGTCTTGAAGGCCCGCCGCGCCAAGCTGGAGTTCTGGCGGCGGCGGGGGGTCGATCCCTTCGGCCGGCGGTACGACGTCACCCACCATGCGCGCGACGTGCTGGAGGGCTTCCCGCAGCTGGAGGGGCAGGCGGTCCGGGTGGCCGGCCGGCTCATGGCGCTGCGGCGCCATGGGCGCGCGGCCTTCGCCGACCTGCAGGACGTGACCGGGCGCATCCAGCTGCTGGCGCGCGTCGGCCCGTTGCCGGAGGAGGACTACCGGGCCTTCCTCGAGCTGGACCGGGGCGACTGGGTCGGCGCCGAGGGCACGGTGATCCGCACCCGGCGCGGGGAGATCAGCGTCGAGGTGACGGACTTCGTACTGCTGGGCAAGTCCCTCTACCCGCTCCCGGAGAAGTGGCACGGCCTGCAGAACGTCGACCTGCGCTACCGCCAGCGCTACGTGGACCTGATCGTCAACCCGCGGGTGCTGGAGACCTTCAAGATCCGCGCCCAGGTGATCCGCGAGATCCGCAACTTCCTGGACCGGCGCGGGTTCTACGAGGTGGAGACGCCCGTCCTGCACCTGATCTACGGCGGCGCGGCGGCCCGGCCGTTCGTCACCCACCACAACGCGCTGGACCTGGACCTCTACCTGCGCATCGCGCTGGAGCTGCACCTCAAGCGTCTGATCGTGGGCGGCATGGAGCGGGTGTACGAGATCGGCCGGGTCTTCCGGAACGAGGGCATCTCCACGCGGCACAATCCGGAGTTCACCATGCTCGAGCTCTACCAGGCCTTCAGCGACTACGAGGGCATGATGGAGCTGACCGAGCAGCTGGTCAGCCACGTGGCGCGCGCCGTCCACGGCACCACGGTGGTCCGCTACCAGGGACAGGAGATCGACTTCGCGCCGCCGTGGCGGCGGCTGTCTTTCGCCGAGGCCTTGGAGACCATGGCCGGCGTGCGCCTGGACGACGTGCTGACGGACGAGGGCGCGCAGCGCGTGGCGCGGGAGCGCGCCCTGGAGCTGACCAAGGCGCCGACGCCGGCGGCGGTGCTGGACGAGCTGGTGGACGTCTACGTGCAGCCGCGGTTGATCCAGCCCACCTTCCTCTACGACTACCCGGTGGTGCTCTCGCCCCTGGCTCGCCGGATCCCGGACCGCCCCCACCTGGCCTACCGGTTCGAGGCGCTGGTGGCAGGGATGGAGATCGCCAACGCCTTCAGCGAGCTCAACGACCCGGACGACCAGCGCCGGCGCTTCGAGGAGCAGCTGGCGGCGCGCGCCCGCGGCGACGACGAGGCCCACCAGATGGACGAGGACTACATCCACGCGCTGGAGATCGGCCTTCCCGCCACGGGCGGCCTGGGCATCGGGATCGATCGGCTGGTGATGCTGCTGACCGACAGCCCGTCCATCCGGGATGTGATCCTCTTCCCATTGATGCGCCCCCGGGACTGA
- a CDS encoding S8 family serine peptidase, producing the protein MGRRGRVHQVRSSRRLRTRRCAYLPGLSGWGRRVGHAVLAVMLAVAVTATAVGAGLPPREGVGGTAPGGGLRARGPGDPWGGAAAGETAAAQPAGWSDGLRARWLEALEQGRELRLILWPRPGRAQELVEGVRRHGGRVVWAGGASEALVASVPATAVPILLPWVAAIQADGPAAVAVPSTPPAAVDPGDRPLPFELALHRANQDALGATALRTARGLTGRGVTVAVIDTGVDPGLAALQPVGGPRGKIVDYVDLTSPVPFAQRAAGAAEAAGAAVEGGRRPAWAAEGDVFLRAAGRAGGAEMRSDGATAVRLRWDGLEVWLPAAAAGHPVHLGWLDEAQAGPAGADLDGSGTATERWLVAAFPAPPSGGAGKAAGQGGSGAAPAAMAAGAVGQEASRRAEDGIHRESSLARPGTDPATGRPDTAAAPPRAGAAGTAVAVAPARDSIASLPSTTSAVAGTADGVAPARDPATGAGTVDGPGITDRRAGDASPTSAEAATLAVVVDADGDLDLAEEPVLRPLTQGGGVARLAPPAADGNRPASAGSSAAAGGARGAALVVTAVDPQGRLVNFGFDAHGHGTRMASILAARGAAYQGVAPDVRLLVLKALDGRGQGDWSQILAAVDHAIAHGADVISLSAESTAPVEQLPVTERLLRQAMARGVLPVLAAGNGGPGLHTALPLPADAGLVVGAYLPEAAAALLGDAAGQRPLPYSAAGPAADGTPAPSLVGPGVTYALVPSGEAHRWPAGLAPDEGTSVAVPYVAGLAALLLEGGRREVPGLTAARLGPILQATARPLAGVPATVQGFGRPDGLRAAAMLATAGAGSSGWSVQWVHRGRPYRGIFWDGVPPGVLHLVVRHQGARPIEGRWAGVPPWASFPGPMPYPGGQGLYLPVAYRLPDRPGLYDALARLHGGEGPPLGVLQAFVRPHRLEGGHLEVEGAVAPGQVERVFVEVPPGITRLAFRVEGVGEGAASTAVDGPGPEGVAQEAGSLNAWVFAPGGARVRDSAGDVGRLIGGRQLPAWTVSVPSPAPGVWEVDLSFSTLSPAAAAGDPMGFRVTVTAEGVRWHPAALELAASAGGGRLWQPVVVEALGRAVRGRVAGLGWATASPGPADPADPAAAAAVPPVEERARVTVQAGEPEPHRLQVAEGTALLAVEVGPPPRSGWRPRLYLYRLDGGAAEPVGDGGGTAVTVVEPAPGRYYAVVELEAAGVAPPGEEAEGVGASAEPMAIPLVVRRFTADGSLRVPAGSVDLAAGEATRLVASVDVPPGSREPTGYLVLLDEGGGIAGSLPVHVRRGPPRLVVTAVSPPPGGGEGGGITLVVRDRTDGRWRDASLVVDGRLYTTAGGHVTVPWDGRAGTLTVRVLGAQEESVQHLDLPGRLPPPGAASPPGRRSGRGAASAGSRGASPKHQREGADHRWRSSSTPRRSTRSGGPRRGAW; encoded by the coding sequence GTGGGCAGGCGGGGGCGGGTGCACCAGGTGCGGAGCAGCCGTAGGCTTCGAACCCGGCGGTGCGCGTACCTCCCCGGCCTGAGCGGGTGGGGGCGGCGCGTCGGCCATGCGGTGCTGGCGGTGATGCTGGCGGTTGCCGTCACGGCCACGGCCGTCGGCGCCGGGCTGCCGCCCCGCGAGGGCGTCGGCGGGACCGCCCCAGGGGGCGGCCTCAGGGCGCGGGGGCCGGGGGATCCATGGGGCGGTGCCGCGGCCGGTGAGACGGCCGCCGCCCAGCCCGCGGGCTGGAGCGACGGCCTGCGGGCGCGGTGGCTCGAGGCGCTGGAGCAGGGGAGGGAGCTGCGGCTGATCCTCTGGCCGCGCCCCGGGAGGGCGCAGGAGCTGGTCGAGGGCGTGCGGCGGCACGGCGGCCGGGTCGTGTGGGCGGGTGGGGCCAGCGAGGCGCTGGTGGCCTCGGTGCCGGCGACGGCGGTCCCCATCCTCCTGCCCTGGGTCGCCGCGATCCAGGCCGACGGGCCCGCGGCAGTGGCCGTCCCGAGCACGCCGCCTGCCGCGGTCGATCCAGGCGACCGCCCCCTCCCCTTCGAGCTCGCCCTGCACCGCGCGAACCAGGACGCCCTGGGTGCCACCGCCCTCCGCACCGCCCGAGGCCTCACGGGGCGTGGCGTGACCGTGGCGGTGATCGACACCGGCGTCGACCCCGGTCTGGCGGCGCTGCAACCCGTGGGCGGGCCACGGGGGAAGATCGTCGACTACGTCGACCTCACCTCGCCGGTCCCCTTCGCCCAGCGGGCGGCGGGGGCGGCGGAGGCCGCGGGGGCGGCGGTGGAGGGCGGCCGGCGGCCGGCATGGGCCGCGGAGGGGGACGTCTTCCTGCGTGCCGCGGGGCGAGCCGGCGGCGCGGAGATGCGAAGCGACGGGGCCACGGCGGTTCGGCTGCGCTGGGATGGCCTGGAGGTGTGGCTGCCCGCGGCGGCCGCCGGCCACCCGGTTCACCTGGGCTGGCTCGACGAGGCGCAGGCCGGCCCCGCGGGCGCGGATCTCGACGGCAGTGGCACGGCCACGGAGCGCTGGCTGGTCGCCGCCTTTCCCGCGCCGCCGTCCGGCGGCGCGGGAAAGGCGGCCGGGCAGGGCGGCTCCGGCGCCGCCCCGGCCGCCATGGCGGCCGGGGCGGTCGGGCAAGAGGCCAGCCGCCGGGCCGAGGACGGCATCCACCGGGAGTCCAGCCTTGCCCGCCCGGGCACCGACCCGGCGACCGGGCGCCCCGACACCGCTGCGGCTCCGCCTCGGGCCGGGGCGGCCGGCACGGCCGTCGCCGTCGCGCCGGCGCGCGACTCGATCGCGTCGCTGCCCAGCACCACGTCGGCCGTGGCCGGCACGGCCGACGGCGTCGCGCCGGCGCGCGACCCTGCGACCGGGGCCGGGACGGTGGATGGACCCGGGATCACCGACCGCCGCGCGGGCGATGCCTCGCCGACGTCGGCGGAGGCCGCCACCCTGGCCGTGGTGGTGGACGCCGACGGCGACCTGGACCTGGCGGAGGAGCCGGTGTTGCGGCCATTGACCCAGGGCGGCGGCGTAGCGCGGCTTGCCCCGCCCGCGGCCGATGGGAACCGCCCGGCGTCGGCCGGTTCGTCCGCCGCGGCCGGCGGCGCCCGGGGGGCGGCCTTGGTGGTCACGGCCGTCGATCCGCAGGGGCGGCTGGTGAACTTCGGCTTCGACGCCCACGGCCACGGGACGCGCATGGCGTCCATCCTGGCGGCCCGCGGCGCCGCCTACCAGGGCGTGGCGCCCGACGTCCGCCTGCTGGTGCTCAAGGCCCTGGACGGCCGCGGCCAGGGTGACTGGAGCCAGATCCTGGCCGCCGTGGACCATGCGATCGCCCACGGGGCCGACGTCATCAGCCTGAGCGCGGAGAGCACCGCCCCCGTCGAGCAACTGCCGGTGACCGAACGCCTGCTGCGGCAGGCGATGGCACGCGGGGTGCTGCCCGTGCTGGCGGCCGGCAACGGCGGGCCGGGGCTGCACACCGCCCTGCCGCTGCCGGCGGACGCCGGCCTGGTGGTCGGGGCCTACCTGCCGGAGGCCGCCGCGGCGTTGCTGGGCGACGCGGCGGGGCAGCGGCCGCTGCCCTACAGCGCCGCGGGCCCGGCGGCCGACGGGACGCCGGCGCCTTCGCTGGTCGGCCCGGGGGTCACGTATGCCCTGGTTCCCTCCGGCGAGGCGCACCGCTGGCCTGCAGGCCTGGCGCCCGACGAGGGGACCAGCGTCGCCGTGCCCTACGTGGCCGGCCTGGCTGCGCTGCTCTTGGAGGGGGGCCGTCGCGAGGTGCCCGGTCTGACGGCTGCCCGCCTCGGGCCCATCCTCCAGGCCACGGCCCGCCCGCTGGCCGGCGTACCGGCCACGGTCCAGGGCTTCGGGCGGCCCGACGGCCTTCGCGCCGCGGCGATGCTGGCCACGGCGGGGGCCGGTTCGTCCGGCTGGTCGGTGCAGTGGGTCCATCGCGGCAGGCCGTACCGCGGCATCTTCTGGGACGGCGTCCCGCCGGGGGTCCTGCACCTGGTCGTCCGCCACCAGGGGGCCCGCCCCATCGAGGGGCGCTGGGCCGGCGTCCCCCCGTGGGCCTCGTTCCCCGGCCCCATGCCCTATCCCGGCGGCCAAGGGCTGTATCTGCCCGTCGCCTACCGGTTGCCCGACCGCCCCGGCCTGTACGACGCGCTGGCCCGGCTCCACGGCGGGGAGGGACCGCCCCTGGGCGTGCTCCAGGCCTTCGTCCGCCCCCACCGGCTGGAGGGCGGCCACCTCGAGGTCGAGGGCGCCGTCGCCCCGGGCCAGGTGGAGCGCGTCTTCGTCGAGGTGCCGCCCGGGATCACCCGGCTCGCGTTCCGCGTCGAGGGGGTCGGCGAAGGCGCCGCCTCCACCGCGGTCGACGGCCCCGGACCCGAAGGGGTGGCCCAGGAGGCCGGCAGCCTGAACGCGTGGGTCTTCGCGCCGGGGGGCGCCCGGGTGCGGGACAGCGCCGGCGATGTGGGCCGCCTCATCGGGGGGCGCCAGCTGCCGGCGTGGACCGTGTCCGTCCCGTCGCCTGCACCGGGGGTCTGGGAGGTGGACCTGTCCTTCTCCACCCTCTCGCCCGCCGCGGCGGCAGGGGATCCCATGGGCTTTCGGGTCACGGTGACGGCCGAGGGGGTCCGCTGGCACCCGGCCGCCCTCGAGCTGGCGGCATCGGCCGGTGGGGGACGGCTGTGGCAGCCGGTGGTCGTCGAGGCCCTGGGCCGCGCGGTGCGGGGACGGGTGGCCGGCCTGGGATGGGCGACCGCCTCGCCGGGGCCTGCGGATCCTGCGGACCCCGCCGCAGCCGCCGCGGTGCCGCCTGTCGAGGAGCGGGCGCGGGTGACCGTGCAGGCTGGCGAGCCCGAGCCCCATCGGCTCCAGGTGGCGGAGGGCACGGCGCTGCTGGCGGTGGAGGTCGGGCCGCCGCCGCGGTCGGGGTGGCGCCCCCGCCTCTATCTCTACCGGCTGGACGGCGGGGCGGCGGAGCCGGTGGGCGACGGCGGCGGGACCGCCGTGACGGTGGTCGAACCGGCTCCGGGACGGTACTATGCCGTGGTGGAGCTGGAGGCGGCGGGCGTCGCGCCGCCTGGCGAGGAGGCGGAGGGTGTGGGCGCCAGCGCGGAGCCCATGGCGATCCCCCTGGTGGTGCGGCGATTCACCGCCGACGGGTCCTTGCGGGTCCCGGCGGGTTCCGTGGACCTGGCGGCGGGCGAGGCGACGCGCCTCGTCGCCAGCGTCGACGTGCCGCCAGGCAGCCGCGAGCCCACCGGCTACCTGGTGTTGCTGGACGAAGGGGGCGGCATCGCCGGCTCGCTGCCCGTCCACGTGCGCCGCGGCCCGCCCCGCCTGGTGGTGACGGCGGTGTCACCGCCCCCGGGCGGCGGGGAGGGCGGTGGCATCACGCTGGTGGTGCGCGACCGCACCGATGGGAGGTGGCGTGACGCCAGCCTCGTCGTCGACGGTCGCCTGTACACCACGGCGGGAGGCCATGTGACGGTGCCGTGGGACGGCCGCGCCGGCACCCTGACGGTGCGCGTGCTGGGAGCGCAGGAGGAGAGCGTGCAGCACCTGGACCTGCCGGGCCGCCTCCCGCCGCCGGGGGCGGCGTCTCCGCCGGGCCGACGGTCGGGGAGAGGCGCCGCGTCGGCAGGAAGCCGGGGAGCGAGCCCGAAGCATCAGCGCGAAGGAGCGGATCACCGATGGAGATCTTCCTCGACACCGCGCAGGTCGACGAGATCCGGCGGGCCACGGCGTGGGGCGTGGTGA
- the fsa gene encoding fructose-6-phosphate aldolase — MEIFLDTAQVDEIRRATAWGVVTGVTTNPTLMARAGGDPETVLKTIAQLVPGPVSAEVIATDAEGMVREGRHLASLADNIVVKVPMTPAGLEATHRLAREGIRVNVTLVFQPGQALLAARAGATFVSPFVGRLDDVGEDGIGLVEEIVAIFRAQRLSTRVLAASIRHPRHVIAAARVGADIATMPMAVLEQLMRHPLTDAGLARFLADWEAARKGETEAAAARR, encoded by the coding sequence ATGGAGATCTTCCTCGACACCGCGCAGGTCGACGAGATCCGGCGGGCCACGGCGTGGGGCGTGGTGACGGGCGTCACGACCAACCCGACGCTGATGGCCCGCGCCGGGGGCGACCCGGAGACGGTGCTCAAGACCATCGCCCAGCTGGTCCCCGGTCCGGTCAGCGCCGAGGTGATCGCCACCGACGCCGAGGGGATGGTGCGGGAGGGACGCCATCTGGCGTCGCTGGCCGACAACATCGTCGTCAAGGTGCCGATGACGCCGGCGGGGCTGGAGGCGACGCACCGGCTCGCCCGCGAGGGCATCCGCGTCAACGTCACCCTGGTCTTCCAGCCCGGGCAGGCGCTGCTCGCCGCGCGGGCCGGGGCGACCTTCGTCAGTCCCTTCGTGGGACGGCTGGATGACGTCGGCGAGGACGGGATCGGCCTGGTGGAGGAGATCGTCGCCATCTTCCGGGCCCAGCGGCTGAGCACGCGGGTGCTGGCGGCCAGCATCCGCCATCCGCGTCACGTCATCGCTGCGGCCCGGGTCGGCGCCGACATCGCCACCATGCCCATGGCGGTGCTGGAGCAACTGATGCGCCACCCGCTGACCGACGCGGGCCTGGCCCGCTTCCTGGCGGACTGGGAGGCGGCGCGCAAGGGCGAGACCGAGGCGGCGGCCGCGCGCCGGTGA
- the rho gene encoding transcription termination factor Rho has protein sequence MEQMTLKELYALARELDIPYYSSMRKQELIFEIAKARTEKDGLLWAEGLLDIMPEGFGFLRPINYLPSKEDIYVSPSQIRRFDLRPGDMVSGQARPPKDNERYFALLRVEAVNGMDAELARDRLHFEGLTPIFPNERLTLETPGGSIAQRLIDLVAPIGKGQRGLIVAPPKAGKTVLLKQIANGIAHNYPDVVLMVVLIDERPEEVTDMERSVRGEVLSSTFDQTPENHVKLADMVLERAKRLVEHGRDVVILLDSLTRLTRAHNLVTPPSGRTLSGGLDPAAFYKPKRFFGAARNIEEGGSLTIIATALIDTGSKMDDVIYEEFKGTGNMELHLDRRLAERRIFPAIDIKRSGTRREELLLSKDEQEIMWALRRSMGDRDPAEILEKLIERLRKTRSNAEFIAQIKEHHRA, from the coding sequence ATGGAGCAGATGACCTTGAAGGAGCTGTACGCCCTGGCGCGCGAGCTGGACATCCCCTACTACAGCTCCATGCGCAAGCAGGAGCTGATCTTCGAGATCGCCAAGGCCCGCACGGAGAAGGACGGGCTCCTGTGGGCCGAGGGCCTGCTGGACATCATGCCCGAGGGGTTCGGGTTCCTGCGGCCCATCAACTACCTGCCCAGCAAGGAAGACATCTACGTCTCCCCGTCCCAGATCCGCCGGTTCGACCTGCGACCCGGCGACATGGTCTCCGGCCAGGCGCGCCCGCCGAAGGACAACGAGCGGTACTTCGCCCTGCTCCGGGTCGAGGCCGTCAACGGCATGGACGCCGAGCTGGCCCGCGACCGGCTGCACTTCGAGGGTCTGACGCCCATCTTCCCCAACGAGCGCCTGACCCTGGAGACGCCGGGCGGCAGCATCGCGCAGCGGCTGATCGACCTGGTGGCGCCCATCGGCAAGGGCCAGCGCGGCCTGATCGTGGCCCCGCCCAAGGCGGGCAAGACCGTGCTGCTCAAGCAGATCGCCAACGGCATCGCCCACAACTACCCCGACGTGGTCCTCATGGTCGTGCTCATCGACGAGCGGCCGGAAGAGGTCACGGACATGGAGCGCTCGGTGCGGGGCGAGGTGCTGAGCTCCACCTTCGACCAGACGCCGGAGAACCACGTCAAGCTGGCCGACATGGTGCTGGAGCGGGCGAAGCGGCTGGTCGAGCACGGGCGCGACGTGGTGATCCTGCTGGACAGCCTGACGCGACTGACCCGGGCCCACAACCTGGTGACGCCGCCCAGCGGTCGCACCCTCTCCGGCGGCCTCGATCCCGCCGCGTTCTACAAGCCCAAGCGCTTCTTCGGCGCGGCGCGCAACATCGAGGAGGGCGGCAGCCTGACCATCATCGCCACGGCCCTGATCGACACGGGCAGCAAGATGGACGACGTCATCTACGAGGAGTTCAAGGGCACGGGCAACATGGAGCTGCACCTGGACCGCCGGCTGGCGGAGCGGCGGATCTTCCCCGCCATCGACATCAAGCGGTCGGGGACGCGACGCGAGGAGCTGCTGCTCAGCAAGGACGAGCAGGAGATCATGTGGGCGCTGCGGCGCTCCATGGGCGACCGCGACCCGGCGGAGATCCTCGAGAAGCTCATCGAGCGCTTGCGCAAGACCCGTTCCAACGCGGAGTTCATCGCCCAGATCAAGGAACACCACCGGGCCTGA
- a CDS encoding M23 family metallopeptidase encodes MAAAQCWLRRINAVLLAAWLGMVVARWPAAAGEEVALHARRRSPPSPPVAPASAAGRPPAADAAGEGRGAGSSRAAIPPPSRWAPPLEAVATLTSRFGPRDGRWHHGVDLAVPEGTPVRSVWRGVVVQAGWRGAYGLAVEVVHPGGWSTLYGHLAAVTVEPGQRVDRGQRIGRVGATGNATGPHLHLEVRVPGGFHDPLAWLDPSWYRGAPAAAGGNGRPGAARGDGAVAGGR; translated from the coding sequence TTGGCAGCGGCCCAGTGCTGGTTGCGTCGCATCAACGCGGTGCTCCTGGCCGCGTGGCTCGGCATGGTGGTCGCCCGGTGGCCGGCTGCCGCCGGGGAGGAGGTTGCTCTCCACGCCCGGCGGAGGTCGCCCCCGTCGCCGCCGGTGGCGCCCGCGTCGGCCGCCGGCCGACCCCCGGCGGCCGACGCGGCCGGCGAGGGCCGCGGGGCCGGTTCGTCCCGCGCCGCCATCCCCCCGCCCTCCCGCTGGGCGCCGCCGCTGGAGGCGGTGGCCACCTTGACCTCCCGGTTCGGCCCCCGGGACGGCCGCTGGCACCACGGCGTCGACCTGGCGGTCCCCGAGGGGACGCCGGTGCGGAGCGTCTGGCGGGGCGTGGTCGTCCAGGCGGGCTGGCGCGGCGCCTACGGGCTGGCCGTGGAGGTGGTGCACCCGGGGGGATGGAGCACCCTCTACGGGCACCTGGCGGCGGTGACGGTGGAACCCGGCCAGCGGGTGGACCGCGGCCAACGGATCGGGCGCGTCGGGGCGACGGGCAACGCCACCGGACCCCACCTCCACCTGGAGGTCCGCGTCCCGGGAGGCTTCCACGACCCGCTGGCGTGGCTGGACCCGTCCTGGTACCGAGGGGCGCCGGCCGCGGCGGGCGGCAACGGGCGTCCCGGCGCGGCGCGGGGCGACGGCGCCGTGGCAGGCGGGCGGTAG
- the rpmE gene encoding 50S ribosomal protein L31 has product MKPGIHPEYKRTTITCACGAVYEVGSTRENLRVDVCAQCHPFYTGTQRIVETGGRVERFRRKYERYQAQERAGAGAGRR; this is encoded by the coding sequence ATGAAGCCGGGCATCCATCCGGAGTACAAGCGGACCACCATCACCTGCGCCTGCGGAGCCGTGTACGAGGTGGGCTCCACGCGCGAGAACCTGCGGGTCGACGTCTGCGCCCAGTGCCACCCCTTCTACACCGGCACGCAGCGCATCGTCGAGACCGGGGGTCGCGTGGAGCGGTTCCGCCGCAAGTACGAGCGCTACCAGGCCCAGGAGCGGGCCGGTGCCGGCGCCGGTCGGCGCTGA
- a CDS encoding DUF1385 domain-containing protein: protein MELRERFGGQAVIEGVMMRGAGRIALAVRRSDGSIHVTVRSHTAYAARRRWLGWPVIRGAAALAEALVIGIQALNESARLAEEPAPAGAGSSAATAREGDPASAASAPGQGGCHSAGGPAVAAATAAGASRGRAVGDPWWVTAVNGLAVAAGLGLFVVLPTGVAARLATGEVARNVVEGIVRLALLVGYLVAIGRIPDIRRVYQYHGAEHKAIHALEAGAPLEPAVAQGFSRFHPRCGTAFLLFVAVVAVLVHTLFGWPGFWERTLLRLASVPVVAGLAYEGILWAARSDRAWARWMAAPGLWLQRLTTAEPSLDQLEVALAALKACLPAAAHVPAAVPAAAGAAAPGGASAVSTGAAPR, encoded by the coding sequence ATGGAGCTGCGCGAGCGCTTCGGCGGCCAGGCCGTGATCGAAGGCGTCATGATGCGGGGGGCCGGGCGGATCGCCCTGGCCGTGCGGCGATCCGACGGATCCATCCACGTCACGGTGCGCTCCCATACGGCCTACGCGGCGCGCCGGCGCTGGCTGGGGTGGCCGGTGATCCGGGGCGCCGCCGCGCTGGCGGAGGCGCTGGTGATCGGCATCCAGGCCCTCAACGAGTCGGCCCGGCTGGCGGAGGAACCGGCCCCCGCAGGGGCCGGTTCCTCCGCCGCGACGGCGCGCGAGGGGGATCCCGCCTCCGCCGCCTCCGCCCCGGGGCAGGGCGGGTGCCATTCCGCGGGCGGCCCAGCCGTCGCGGCCGCGACCGCGGCGGGCGCGAGCCGGGGCAGGGCGGTCGGCGACCCGTGGTGGGTGACGGCCGTCAACGGGTTGGCCGTGGCGGCGGGCCTGGGCCTGTTCGTCGTGCTGCCCACGGGGGTCGCGGCGCGGCTGGCCACGGGCGAGGTGGCCCGCAACGTGGTGGAGGGGATCGTCCGGCTGGCCTTGCTGGTGGGCTACCTCGTGGCCATCGGCCGCATCCCCGACATCCGGCGCGTCTACCAGTACCACGGGGCCGAGCACAAGGCGATCCACGCCCTGGAGGCGGGCGCCCCGCTGGAGCCCGCCGTCGCCCAGGGCTTTTCGCGTTTCCATCCCCGCTGCGGCACGGCCTTCCTGCTCTTCGTGGCCGTGGTGGCCGTGCTGGTCCACACCCTCTTCGGCTGGCCGGGGTTCTGGGAGCGGACCCTGCTGCGCCTGGCGTCGGTGCCGGTGGTGGCGGGGCTCGCCTACGAGGGGATCCTATGGGCGGCCCGGAGCGACCGCGCCTGGGCGCGGTGGATGGCTGCCCCCGGCCTCTGGCTCCAGCGGCTGACCACCGCGGAACCCAGCCTGGACCAGCTGGAGGTGGCGCTGGCGGCCCTGAAGGCGTGCCTGCCCGCCGCGGCCCACGTCCCGGCGGCGGTGCCGGCTGCCGCCGGCGCCGCCGCACCGGGCGGAGCATCGGCGGTCTCGACGGGCGCTGCCCCGAGGTGA